GACGCCCGCCCCGGAGCTCGGGGGGGGGCGTCGTCCTTTCCGGCTACTCCCGCGTCATCCCGATCTGGCGGAGCTTCTTCTGCAGGCTCTGGCGGTGCAGGTCGAGCGCGCGGGCGGTGGCGGACACGTTTCCGCCGTGGCGCTCCAGCGCGGCCTCCAGGAAGGCCCGCTCCCAGGCCTCCGTGGCGCGCTCACGCGCCTCCGCGAAGGGAAGGTCCGCCAGCGCCGCGTCGGTGGGGCGCAGGGGGCCGGACGAGCCGCCGGCCACCTGGGGCGGCAGGTCCTCCGGCTCGATCGTCTCCCCCTCGGCGAGCACCAGGGCGCGCTCCATGGCGTTGCGCAGCTCGCGCACGTTCCCCGGCCAGTCGTAGGCGAGCAGGGCGCGGCGGGCGCGCTCCCCCGGCCGGCGCACCGGGAGGCCGTGGCGGGCGGCCATGTCCGCCAGGAAGTGCGCCGCCAGCGCGGGGACGTCGTCGCGCCGCTCGCGCAGCGGGGGGAGGTGCAGCTGGATGACCCGCAGCCGGTAGAGCAGGTCGTCGCGAAAGGTGCCGGCGGCGACCATCTCCTCCAGCGGGCGGTTGGTGGCGGCCACCAGCCGCACGTCCACCGGGACCGGGCGCGTGGAGCCCACCCGCGTCAGCACGCGCTCCTCCAGCACGCGGAGCAGCTTGGCCTGCGCCGGGACGGCCAGGTCGCCCACCTCGTCCAGGAAGAGCGTCCCCCCGTGCGCGGCCTCGAAGGTCCCCTCCCGGTCGCGGTCCGCCCCGGTGAAGGCGCCCCGCACCGCCCCGAACAGCTCGCTCTCCACCAGCTCCCCCGGGAGCGCCGAGCAGTTCAGGGCCACGAAGGGGCCCGCGCGCCTGCGGCTCGCAGCGTGGACGGCGCGCGCCACCACCTCCTTCCCCGTCCCGCTCTCCCCGGTCACCAGCACGGTCGCGTCCGTGGGCGCGGCGCGCCGGACGATGCGCGCCACCTCGCGCAGCGCGGGCGAGGCGCCGATCAGCCCGGGGACCTCCCCCGCCAGCTCCTCGCGCAGCCGCAGGTTCTCCGCGCGGAGCGCCAGGACCTCGCGCGCGCGCCGGGCGATGGCGCGGATCTCCTCGTTGTCGAAGGGCTTGGGGACGTAGTCGTAGGCGCCCAGCCTGAGCGCGCGCACCGCCGTCCGCTCGTCTCCGTACGCGGTCAGCAGCACGAAGAGCGCTCCCGGGTGCCGGGCGCACACCTCCTCCAGGAGCTGCATCCCGTCCATGGCCGGCATGCTCAGGTCCGAGAGGACCAGGTCCGCCGGCTCCTCCTCCAGCAGCGCCAGGGCGGCGGGAGCGTGCTCCGCCTGGCGCACCTCGTGCCCCTCCGCCTCCAGCAGCTCCGCCAGCGAGAAGCGGATCGCCCGCTCGTCGTCCACCACCAGGATCCTCATCCGCGCGCCGCTCCCGCCGCCTGCGTGGACCTCTCCGCGTCCCGCGCGGGTGCGGCCGCCGGGACGCGCAGCACGAACTCCGCCCCGCCCCCGGGCGCGTCGCCCACCTCCGCCGTCCAGCCC
This genomic stretch from Longimicrobiaceae bacterium harbors:
- a CDS encoding sigma-54 dependent transcriptional regulator, translating into MRILVVDDERAIRFSLAELLEAEGHEVRQAEHAPAALALLEEEPADLVLSDLSMPAMDGMQLLEEVCARHPGALFVLLTAYGDERTAVRALRLGAYDYVPKPFDNEEIRAIARRAREVLALRAENLRLREELAGEVPGLIGASPALREVARIVRRAAPTDATVLVTGESGTGKEVVARAVHAASRRRAGPFVALNCSALPGELVESELFGAVRGAFTGADRDREGTFEAAHGGTLFLDEVGDLAVPAQAKLLRVLEERVLTRVGSTRPVPVDVRLVAATNRPLEEMVAAGTFRDDLLYRLRVIQLHLPPLRERRDDVPALAAHFLADMAARHGLPVRRPGERARRALLAYDWPGNVRELRNAMERALVLAEGETIEPEDLPPQVAGGSSGPLRPTDAALADLPFAEARERATEAWERAFLEAALERHGGNVSATARALDLHRQSLQKKLRQIGMTRE